From Elaeis guineensis isolate ETL-2024a chromosome 16, EG11, whole genome shotgun sequence, a single genomic window includes:
- the LOC105058935 gene encoding BTB/POZ domain-containing protein At3g19850 encodes MKDLCDLKVRINGQHTFLVHQRVLCSFSGRLKKMVKQEKRRCQAKGSGLTIMEFPGGPEGFELVSRFCYNSGRITMSPANVSVLHCGAIFLEMTEEFSTCNLLRQTDTFLDDVFYWTWGDILTALKICELFFSMADSCGLILKLIASLLAKISANSEVPLTLGTLLPSSSSCSSPDTSGFRCSSSTKTLETMKTCFTKEWWFDDLSLLGPNIVEKFMRILGAYGADNKNLILTRFLLYYLKETVKNPTLDKLQYGGLADTVVHGVALMGRSTFSCRGLFWVLRLVSGLGLSKECRCKLERLMGVMLDQATLDDLLVSGYDGVVYDVNLVLRLVRVFVSEGEGVMPLQRMKKVGRLVDKYLGEISPDQSLKVSKFLGVAESLPDSARDCFDGVYRALDIYLESHPKLNIEERVRLCQCLNYEKLTLETCKDLAKNKRIPPGVAVQALAAQQSKLHIKTIRTDRLDTDASQRLVMCTARAEAERPSLESLDEKDELRLDLQRMQNKVKDLEKVCREMKGQMSKMVKTKAIDSTCHYRSRGMPRLC; translated from the exons ATGAAGGATCTCTGCGATCTCAAGGTTCGCATCAATGGACAGCACACCTTCCTCGTCCATCAA AGGGTTCTCTGCTCATTCTCAGGAAGACTGAAGAAGATGGTGAAGCAAGAGAAGAGGAGATGCCAAGCAAAGGGCTCAGGGCTAACGATAATGGAGTTTCCTGGAGGCCCAGAGGGGTTTGAGCTGGTATCAAGATTCTGCTACAACAGTGGGAGAATTACCATGAGCCCAGCCAATGTCAGTGTACTCCACTGCGGCGCCATCTTCCTCGAGATGACCGAAGAGTTCTCCACCTGCAATCTTCTGAGGCAGACTGACACCTTCTTGGATGACGTCTTCTACTGGACCTGGGGTGACATCTTGACAGCCTTGAAGATTTGTGAGCTTTTCTTTTCCATGGCAGATTCATGTGGCCTAATCCTAAAGCTCATTGCCTCACTCCTCGCAAAGATCTCAGCCAATTCGGAGGTTCCGCTAACACTAGGCACCCTActgccttcctcctcctcctgctcATCCCCTGATACATCCGGATTCAGGTGCTCCTCTTCCACCAAGACCCTTGAAACCATGAAGACTTGCTTCACTAAGGAGTGGTGGTTTGATGACCTGAGTCTTCTCGGCCCAAACATCGTAGAAAAGTTCATGAGGATCCTTGGAGCCTATGGTGCTGATAACAAGAACCTCATACTTACCAGGTTCCTATTGTACTACCTCAAAGAAACAGTCAAAAACCCAACCTTGGACAAGTTACAATATGGTGGCCTTGCAGACACTGTAGTCCATGGGGTGGCGCTGATGGGGAGGTCAACCTTTTCTTGCAGGGGGCTGTTTTGGGTTCTGAGGTTGGTATCTGGTCTGGGCTTGAGCAAAGAATGTAGGTGTAAGTTGGAGAGGCTGATGGGTGTGATGCTTGACCAGGCCACTTTGGATGATCTCTTGGTATCAGGGTATGACGGGGTTGTCTATGATGTGAATCTGGTGCTTAGATTGGTTAGAGTCTTTGTCAGTGAAGGAGAGGGAGTCATGCCTTTACAACGTATGAAGAAGGTTGGGAGGTTGGTAGACAAGTACTTGGGTGAGATCTCCCCTGACCAGAGCTTGAAGGTGTCCAAGTTTCTCGGGGTGGCTGAGAGCCTGCCAGATTCTGCCAGGGACTGCTTTGATGGGGTCTACAGAGCTTTAGACATTTATCTTGAG TCACACCCAAAGCTGAACATTGAGGAGCGCGTGAGACTATGTCAATGCCTAAACTATGAGAAACTCACGCTCGAGACTTGCAAAGACCTTGCCAAGAACAAGAGGATCCCACCAGGAGTTGCTGTCCAAGCATTGGCTGCACAACAATCCAAGCTTCATATCAAGACTATCAGAACGGATAGGCTTGACACAGATGCATCCCAAAGGTTAGTTATGTGCACTGCAAGGGCTGAGGCCGAGAGGCCTTCTCTAGAGTCGTTGGATGAGAAGGATGAGTTGAGACTCGACTTACAGAGAATGCAGAACAAGGTCAAAGACTTGGAGAAGGTGTGTAGGGAGATGAAGGGCCAGATGTCTAAGATGGTCAAGACCAAGGCCATTGACAGCACCTGCCACTATAGAAGTAGGGGAATGCCTAGGCTCTGTTGA
- the LOC105058936 gene encoding uncharacterized protein: MALVASSSRPRSLLLRHHLRLLSSSPSSPPTAPSAAAAPLFSGYHAFDPAIRRLARARRFSDIEALLEVLKKDPRASNELFLASVITSYAAAGMLDHALRTLDEVPSLGAPRTALSLNALLSALNHSKLPASRRRVPDLFADLTRRLPIAPDKVSYGILVKSHCLAGDAKKALSVLKEMEEKKIAVTTVTYTTLLDSFYKEGRPEEAERLWKEMEKKGCKPDLPAYNVRVMYRARDGKPQDVLDLIREIEAAGLKPDTITYNYLMSCYCSHGRFEEAKNVYKGLKEKGRVPHTATFRNLLASLCKIEDFDGGLEVFMDSVKLHKVPDLGTVKLLVEGLMKKSKVRAAKRVVSGLKKKFPADFTGDWRKLEKVVGVDVDGDGAEQAGVA, translated from the coding sequence ATGGCGCTCGTCGCTTCCTCGAGCCGCCCCCGCTCCCTCCTCCTCCGCCACCACCTTcgcctcctctcctcctccccATCTTCACCTCCGACCGCCCCCTCCGCCGCGGCGGCTCCCCTCTTCTCCGGTTACCACGCGTTCGACCCCGCTATCCGCCGCCTGGCCCGTGCTCGCCGCTTCTCCGACATCGAGGCCCTCCTCGAGGTCCTCAAGAAGGACCCGCGTGCCTCCAACGAGCTCTTCCTCGCTTCCGTCATTACTTCCTACGCCGCCGCCGGCATGCTCGACCACGCCCTCCGCACCCTCGACGAGGTTCCCTCCCTCGGCGCTCCCCGCACTGCTCTCTCCCTCAACGCCCTCCTCTCCGCCCTCAACCACTCCAAACTCCCTGCCTCCCGCCGCCGCGTCCCCGACCTCTTCGCCGACCTCACCCGCCGCCTCCCCATCGCCCCGGACAAGGTCTCCTACGGCATCCTCGTCAAGTCCCACTGCCTCGCGGGCGACGCTAAGAAGGCCCTCTCCGTCCTCAAGGAGATGGAGGAGAAAAAAATAGCGGTCACCACCGTCACCTACACCACCCTTCTGGATTCCTTCTATAAAGAGGGCAGGCCCGAGGAGGCCGAGAGATTGTGGAAGGAGATGGAGAAGAAGGGCTGCAAGCCCGATTTGCCGGCTTATAATGTCCGGGTGATGTACCGAGCCCGCGATGGGAAGCCACAAGACGtgcttgatttgatcagagagaTCGAGGCAGCAGGATTGAAGCCCGACACTATTACTTACAACTATCTTATGAGCTGTTATTGTAGTCATGGCCGCTTTGAGGAGGCAAAGAATGTGTACAAGGGTTTGAAGGAGAAGGGACGTGTTCCACATACTGCGACTTTCAGGAATTTGTTGGCTTCTTTATGTAAAATTGAGGATTTTGATGGGGGTTTGGAGGTGTTCATGGATAGTGTGAAGCTGCATAAGGTGCCAGATCTAGGGACGGTAAAGCTTCTGGTGGAGGGATTGATGAAGAAATCGAAGGTCAGAGCTGCAAAGAGGGTGGTTAGTGGGCTGAAGAAGAAATTTCCGGCAGATTTCACAGGGGATTGGAGGAAGCTTGAGAAGGTAGTTGGTGTGGATGTGGATGGAGATGGAGCTGAGCAAGCAGGAGTGGCTTAA